Proteins from a single region of Cryptomeria japonica unplaced genomic scaffold, Sugi_1.0 HiC_scaffold_79, whole genome shotgun sequence:
- the LOC131864171 gene encoding receptor-like protein Cf-9, with protein MSSLKDLLLSDTRIEGEIPSAIWNALSLESLYLSYTGIEGEIPSAIGNVSSLKSVYLSDNRIEGEIPLSIVNLSKLVSLELSYNKLTGAIPPSLDSLSSLVSLHLNANELNGTIPSTISNLVNLRSLWLHSNSLSGLISLSVFDNLTSLDSLYLSYNQLTVNIDSTWIPQFKLSALALGSCNLDRIPSFLVTQYDLEYLDLSANSIQTNIPSWIWNLPSLYSLNLSCNQLTGSLPSRQTLPMYFDSLDLHNNSLEGSLHLPLAGAYLLDLSMNQFNGSIPSHIGAYLENAMFLSLSRNNLSGAIPDSICTPYLQVLDLSKNTLSSVIPPHLTRNCSSLSVLDLAENHLEGKLPAEWGNITNMHTLKLNGNHLRGVIPSSISEGRSLQVLDLGNNDMEGTLPHWIGKLSQLHVLVLRSNHFHGSIPRQVIGLPNLQILDLSGNHLSGAIPSNLTNLLAMVNASQNNSNHLEDVRYTNKITISWKGWDVEFVKVLFILKCIDLSNNSLSGSIPFKMGSLQGLIALNLSRNHLSGRIPKTLGHMDQLESLDLSLNRLNGNIPLELEFLSYLEFLNLSYNMLDGKVPHGGQFLTFGESSYLGNLKLSGIPFTNISVCNNSSGYGNCTSIERIGEAKNSDGEMIGWAVGLGLSYGMGFSIVIGVLTLNKRVRKRAFQFYDVVILAIDGCIRG; from the coding sequence ATGTCGTCCTTGAAGGATCTTCTTCTATCAGATACCAgaattgaaggtgagattccatCTGCTATATGGAATGCGTTGTCCTTGGAAAGTCTTTATCTGTCGTATACCGgaattgaaggtgagattccatCTGCTATAGGGAATGTGTCGTCCTTGAAGAGTGTATATCTGTCAGATAACAGAATTGAAGGTGAGATTCCTCTGTCCATAGTCAATCTCTCTAAACTTGTTTCTTTGGAGCTGTCCTACAACAAGTTAACAGGGGCAATCCCCCCTTCGTTGGACTCACTCTCTTCTCTTGTTAGTCTTCACCTTAATGCCAACGAATTGAATGGTACGATTCCATCTACAATTTCAAATCTTGTTAACTTAAGAAGCCTTTGGCTCCACTCCAATAGTTTAAGCGGCCTCATTTCCCTTTCCGTATTCGATAATCTCACTAGTCTTGATAGCCTGTATCTTTCTTACAATCAGTTAACTGTAAACATTGATTCAACATGGATTCCGCAGTTTAAGCTTTCCGCTTTGGCATTAGGCTCTTGCAATTTAGATAGAATTCCATCGTTTCTTGTGACCCAATACGACTTGGAATATCTAGACCTATCTGCTAACAGTATCCAAACAAATATTCCATCTTGGATATGGAACTTACCCAGCCTTTATAGTTTGAACCTTAGCTGTAATCAATTAACTGGGTCATTGCCATCTAGACAAACCTTACCCATGTATTTTGACTCTCTAGATTTGCACAATAATAGCCTAGAAGGTTCTCTTCATCTTCCTCTCGCTGGAGCTTATCTGCTAGATCTGTCGATGAATCAGTTTAATGGTTCTATTCCTAGTCACATCGGTGCGTATCTTGAAAATGCAATGTTCTTATCCTTGTCGCGGAATAACCTCAGCGGAGCGATTCCAGATTCTATTTGCACTCCATATTTGCAGGTTCTTGACCTTTCAAAAAATACGCTGAGCAGTGTCATTCCTCCTCATTTAACCAGGAATTGTTCTTCTCTTAGTGTTCTAGATTTGGCAGAGAATCATCTGGAAGGTAAATTGCCAGCAGAGTGGGGCAACATTACAAACATGCATACATTGAAGCTCAATGGTAATCATTTGAGAGGAGTTATTCCCTCATCCATTTCAGAAGGCCGATCTCTGCAAGTATTGGATTTGGGAAATAATGATATGGAAGGCACCCTTCCCCACTGGATTGGAAAGCTATCACAGCTGCATGTTTTGGTCTTAAGGTCTAATCATTTTCATGGCAGTATCCCACGCCAGGTAATTGGCCTTCCGAATCTTCAAATTCTGGATCTTTCTGGCAACCACCTTTCAGGAGCTATTCCAAGCAACCTTACAAACCTGCTTGCAATGGTCAATGCATCGCAGAATAATTCAAACCATTTGGAAGACGTTAGATATACAAATAAAATTACAATTTCCTGGAAAGGCTGGGATGTTGAATTTGTGAAAgttctctttattcttaaatgtatTGATCTTTCAAACAACAGTTTATCAGGGAGCATTCCTTTTAAAATGGGATCTCTTCAAGGCTTGATAGCCCTTAACCTTTCAAGGAATCATCTCAGTGGCCGAATCCCAAAAACATTGGGACACATGGATCAGCTAGAGTCTCTGGACCTCTCGCTAAACAGGTTGAATGGCAACATTCCCTTAGAACTTGAGTTCCTGAGTTATTTGGAGTTCTTGAATCTATCTTACAACATGCTTGATGGAAAAGTACCCCATGGAGGACAGTTCCTAACTTTTGGGGAGTCGTCCTACTTAGGCAATCTTAAGCTAAGTGGGATTCCATTTACCAATATAAGCGTCTGCAACAACTCTTCTGGCTATGGCAACTGCACAAGTATTGAGAGAATTGGTGAAGCAAAGAATTCAGATGGTGAAATGATAGGATGGGCAGTGGGACTTGGATTGAGTTATGGTATGGGATTCTCTATTGTGATTGGAGTATTGACTTTAAATAAGAGGGTGAGAAAGAGAGCCTTCCAATTTTATGATGTTGTAATATTAGCTATTGATGGGTGTATTCGAGGTTAA